The sequence GCTGGTCATAAATCGGCGCGGAGCCGGGAACATCCTGAATCCGGGGCACACGTGAGCCGAGGTACTGCTCAAGCGTTTGTGGCTGCTCTGCGCCTTGGGTGCCGATGGGGTTGATGAACGAGCCGACCACACTTTTGGCTTGATCGACCATGCTTTCGGATTCGACCTGCGCGCCGATCTGGGCTGTTGATTCGTGCGCGGTCTTCTCCTGTTCATATCGGGCATAGGCGCGGTACACGAGGAAGCCCGCCCCGATGATCACCGCCGCGGCCAATAGGAACTTGGTCGGCACCTTGGTCTGGAAGTGGTGCTTGGCGTTGGTGCTGGTATAGGCACCGAAGTACTTCTTATCCAGCCGGAGCGACTTCTTGTCGGCATCCTTGAAGCTGGATTTCACCTCGACCTTTTCCACCACCACTTCCGACTCGAAGCGCAGCAGCTGGGACGATTTGAAGACGCGCCAGTAGTGAATATGCGAGTTGCACAGGCGGCGCAGATGAACATCGAGGTAGCGCGGGTCCTGGGTGACCAGATGCACTTCGTGGCCCTGGTGGCGCATGGTCTCGAAGCGGGTGATGTGCTCCGGTGGCCGTGCTCGTGGATCGCGTGAACCAAACCAGCCTTGCGCCTCATCGACCACGATGATCGCGTCGGCCGGTAGCTCGTACCACTTCTCGGGATCTTCAAACACGAACCAGCTCGCCTTGAGCTGTTCGGGTTTAAGACCATTGATGTTGTGGTAGTAAACGACGCGCCCTTGGGCGTGGGCGCTTTGGTCGACTTCGCGGATGGTGTTTAGGGTCTTGCCGTGCCCCGGCTTACCCGTGCGGATGATGAGCATGGGATCAGGCCGTGAAGGTGGTGACGTTGCCGAGCTTGGTGCGGCGATCGGCAAGTTTGTCGATGCCGGTCAGCACCAGACGCGTAGTGATCGCAGCGAAGTACATGTTCAGCGCCACATCGATCTTCGCCAGCCCCAGGATCATCTGGATCGACTGAGCGACGTTGCCCATGTTGGCAAGCATGTAATCCTTCGCTTCCCCGATCACGAAGTTGATGCCGAGGTAGCTGACCATTCCAATCCCAAGCACCCTCAGCACCATCATGACCAGGGGTTTGACAATCATTACGGCGAGCATGGCGAGGTAGTAAAAGTGCATCAGGCACCTCCAAACGCGCGGCCGACGTAAACGGCGCAGAACATTGCGGTAAAGGCGACGATCAGCCAGGACATGTCCGTAGCCGCTTGGCAGAGAGGTTTGTAATCAAGTTGCAGGGTGCGTCCACCGCTTGAGCGAAGGTTCATGCTCTCGGGTGACGGGCAGCCGGACGGCAGGAAGCGCCCGGCACCGCTGATGAAACTAGGGGCGTTAACCTCAGCTTCTTTCAGCTCGAACTCTTCGCCCTGGAACAGCCCTTCGATATCGGATTTCTTGTTTTCAAAATTGGCCTGCTCTTCGGCGTTGCAGCGCATCTGCTTCTGCTGCTTGAGGATGGCGCACTGGACTGCATCGCCTTTGCAGCTGATCTCGGCATCGCACTCCTCACCGGTTACGCCGGGCTCAACGCATTTGTTCGGATCGGTGGCCGGGTCGCATTTGTCGTCTCCCTTGCCGTCACCTTCGCCTTCGCTTTCGCCATCGCCATCGCCATCGCCATCGCCATCGCCATCGCCATCGCCCTCACCGTCGCCTTCTCCATCCCCTGTGCCATCCCCTTCACCCCCTCCGTCTCCGTCTCCTTCGCCAGAGTCGTCACCCTCTCCGTCTCCCTCGCCGTCACCCGGATCATCCGGATCGGTCGGGTTCTCCGGGTCGGGGTTCTCAGCGTCATCGCAGCCACCCACCTCAACGTCGGGGTCACAGACCTTCGGTGGTTCCTCGCTGCAGAACGTACCGTTCCACACATGGCCGTCAGGACAGCCGTTGTCCGGGTCAGGCGCCGGGGTGTCGTCGGGATTGGTGGTGTCGCTTGGTCCTGCGGGCGCGGTGCGAGTCGGTTCGCCACCTGTGCATTCAAGCCCCGCGCTTTTGTATTCAAAAGAGCCGAAGACGCCGGGAGGATTGCCGCTGGTGTAGGCGTACACGTTGGTCGGCGCAGTGAAGCCCCAGGTGTATTGGCAGCTATTGGCGCAGACGCTGCCTGGAGGCTCGGTCGAGGGCTCGCCGACGGCAGCTTTGATCAGGTGCTGGTGAAGGATGGTTTGGCCGTTGGTTGTCTCACACTGACTATCACAAGCACCTGTCGTGGTGTTGTAAACGCTTCCTGCAGGGCAGGAAGCGCCAAAACGGCGAACGGTATAAGTGTTGTTATAAGGGGTATAGGTGGGCGAGCCGGACTTGATTACATAGCAATACGCGACAGATTCGCTACCAGGCATCATTTTCGAGTAGGCATAAGGAAGCGTCTCCTGAACAGCAATATATGCTCGACATGCGGCATCATGGTTTATGTATTTCGTTGACGTGGCAGCGGAGCCAGCTGTAGCGGCTACGGACCAAAAATAATCCGCCGCATATGCCCTCATCGAACCAGCAATAAAGAGGATTAGCAGCAAAACCTTTGCCATGCCCTTCATCCCTACACCCGCCCAAAAAACACGAGATAGAACGCCAGGGTGGTCAGGATCAGGACGTACAGTTGGTAACTCATTGGCGTTCCCTCGGAAGTGAAAACCCCGCCGGAGCGGGGTTTGTTTGCTTCGGCACGTGCGGTGCGCAACCCCGGCTTACAGGGCGCGGCGCATGTACTTGAACGCCATGGCGGCGATGATCACGGCGAACACCGCCCAGCCGATGGTGCCGACGTCGGTGCCCGCCTCATCCAGGGCGCCAGTGGCTTCGGCAGGCACAGCCGCATAGACGGTGCCGGCCAGGGTGGAAAGCGCGGCAGCAGCGCCAACGCCGATTTTCTTGATGAAGTGCTTGTTCAGTTGCATGGGTGATACCTCACTGTTTCAGGACTTTTTTGAGGACCAGGAAGCCGAACACGGTGGCGAACAGAACAATCGCTTCGCCCTGTAGCTCGGTGACTTGGTCCCAGGACAGTGCAGCGCCGTAGAGGCTCTGCATTTCCTCGACCGTGAGGGCAACCAGCGACCCGGAGCAGACAGGCGAGCCGTCAGCGCCTTGCAGCCAGTCACCCTCACAGGCGAGAAAATTCATGCACCGGCCTCAATGAGGTCGGCGGCTTGTTCGAGGGGTTCGCAGTCAGGGCAGACGGCAAAATGGGGCGGCAACCGCAGATCGAGCAACAGATCGCTCTGCGCTGCGGGCAGGCGCATGAGCTTGCCCATGTCGTTGCCGCAGCAGTCACAGATAACGCGGTCACCGATCAGCATGGTGGGCCCCTCCCCTTAGTTAGCTTTTGCCGGTTCGCCGGCTTTGGCTTGCGGTTGTGGGGTCGGGGTGCGCGGGGTTTCGGTGCCGTTGCGTGGCTTCACGGCTTCCAGTTGCAGGGCTAGGTTCTTGCCCTTGTTCTGGCCGCCACGGGCAATCTCGAAGTGGATGCGCACCAGTTGCAGCGGCTCGAAGTGGGCACCGGCTGCGAAGATTTCGTCGGCTACTTCGTCCGCTGCTGCCATGCCGATGATGGAAAGACCGTGTTCGGTCTTGCCGTCTGGTTCGTCGCCGTAGAAGACCTTGATGTATTTCTGGCCGGCTTCACCGTCGAAGCGTTGAGTGCCGAGAAATGCAACTTCCATAGTCGAACGTGCCATCTGTGTTTCCTCTCTCTAGTTGCGCCTGATTGCGCTGCTTTGCTTTCGGCAGGCCGAGCGATTCCGAACGAGTGAAAAGCAATTTCACTGCGACCGGCTTGTTACTTGGCTTGCGGGATATCTATAGCTGTATTTTTACGCTCTTGAAACAACTATTTATGACGTATTAAAATAATCAATATTTAATTTTCACAATGAAACAAATAGTGCTGAATTGACACTTCCCATTTGATCAACCATTAAATTTGTTAATTATCCGCAACGCTGTTTAACACCAAGGGCTTTGCCCTTGTCATCCCACTCTTGCCGCCGAGGGCTCGGGAGCGCGGGAGGGAAAAGCTCTCCCACACTCCCGAGCGGAGGCTGTTTCGGTTCGTGCCGGGTCAAGGGTGCGCTCTGCCCGTGCTTCCGTTTGTCCGAACGGTGAAGCGTGTTCGGACAAGCCGGGAGCGCGGCCCTGGACCTGTTCGGCTTCGTGTTGAGCCTGATAACGATCAGCAACATAGCGACGCAGTTCGACAAGGGTCCGGTGCTTCGTTGGCTCGCTGCCATCCAACGGGATGAATAGCGGAACATCGCGGCGATAGGTGACGTGCCCGTACAGCTCCCCGCCAACGGTCAGCTCTCGACCGATTTCATCCCATGTAGGCGCCGCGATACGGACCTGCAGGCGCTTACGTCCTACTCCACCAGATCGAACGGTTCGTGAATCGGCACGTAGGGCGTGGGCTTGCCGGTGTCGAGCACAACGCTCCAGTACTTCGGCGGTCGGTCGGGTGGCGCGTGTTTCTCGCAGGTAGAGGCCGGTATCACCGCCCATTCCGAGGCCAGGACTGTCCAGACACCAGCGATTTTGCCCATGCGTGTGGCGCGAATCGGCTGAACAGATGCGGGGCGGCATTGGGCGCAGGGTGTGGACCGGGAGCGAGCGGGTTTCGCCACTTCGCGTCGGGACCAGCAGACAGAGCAGTCGCAGTGCTCGGGGTGCGGCAGCCGCATATAGGTCGACAGGCTCATACGTCATCCCCTCCCCTGGCTTTCCGTAGGCGGCGCGGATCATGCCGTCCACTCCTGTTCCAACAGCCAGCTACGCAGCAGCGCACTGTTAATCATGCGGCGCTTGCCGAGCTTTACGGTGGGGAGTACGCCCCGGTAGACCCAGGCGCGGGCCATGGAGCACGTCAGGCCGTTGCGTTCCGCCCAGGATTCGACGGTTTCCACGTCCTGCTGTGGGCCAATCAGCTTTGAAGGTTCTAGCTCTTCCAGTTCCATGCTCGTTCCGTCACTATTCGTGTCAATACATACGGATTGACCCTATCCGTTTTGACTAGAGTCGAAACGAATCATATTCAGATAGAGTCAAATTGGATAGAGCTTACTTAGATCAATTTGGAATGATAAAAGACAGAGTTATAACAGTCCTCAAGCACAGCGGACTAAAGCTGCCGCAACTCGAGCAGCTGACCGGAATCAGTCGCTATACATGGAGCAACTTGAAAAACCCTGCCAAATCTCGAGAAATCAAAGCTGATGAAATCGAGGCAGTCGTCAAGCTGTATCCACAATTTGCACTTTGGATAGTCAGCGGCAACATCCATCCTGAATGCGGGCAAACGAGCCCTGAATACGAGTCCGCCCATTCAAACTTGTCCAATCGAAGCGCGGGATAGCGATTACCACTGAAGTAGCTGTGCGCTGGTACGCTCGAATAAGGAAATAAGGGCATTTAATATGAATGAATCAGCCGACTTTGATTTTTATTTTATCTGGAATTTCTTAAAAACTTTCCTTAATACACTCCATAGCTTCGGAACAAATTCATCCAACTATGGTTCATTGGTGGCGGCTGTCCTCGCAGCAATGATTACCGCCTTGGTGATTTTCCTCATCAAAGAGAGCCGGATTCCAGCATCTAGATTCTGCGGAGTCTTCTATCTTGAAACAATAACTATAGAAACCGCTTACAACCCCTTCAAAGATATGCGAACCTTCAGAACAATAATAATGTTTACTGACGGCCACTTCATTCAAGGTACATCAGAACGAACTGGCGAGATAAGTAGAGAAGGATCAGCCGAGCACATTGGAGATAAAAGATGCCGCGGCATTGTCAATGGCCGCATAGAGAAAAACTATACCCGGGGGAGCGTATTGCATTTGCAAATAGTCGAACAAGGCAGAAAACGGGACTCTTCAATTTACCTGAAAATCCCGATCAGTACATTTGAAAGAAAAGGAGCGCTGACGGGGAGATTCTACACCACGGCTGCCAACTCATCTGGAGACGTGTTGTGGCAACGACAATCATTCGAAGATCATCCTTCTATATCTCTACTCTCCCAATCTTCATAGTCGCCGCGATAACCAGACTATTACGTTACAATTCTTTAATTATTGATTACGAGAAATGCGCCAAACTAATAAATAGCATAGATTTAGATATTGAAATTATCAATCAAAACCTGATTCAGACACTTGTGGCAGCGGAAGACCATAGAAACGACATGCATTATGGCATCGATCAGCTTTCAGTCATTCGAGTGATCATACTCAGATTTCTAACTGGAAAAGTGCAGGGCGCAAGCACCATTGAACAGCAATTTGTACGTACTGTTAGCGGGAGATATGAGCGGACAATTCGGAGAAAGCTTAGAGAACAGGTGCTTTCAGTGATGATTGGCCGTGACTTTAGCAAAAAAGAAATATGCACCTCTTATATGTCATGTGCTTTTTTTGGCAGCGGCCTCATCGGTGCAGAAGGTATCCGGTCCATCAAACAAAAACCAGAATACCTAGGCGATGAGTCGGTTATAGCGTGCTTAAAATATCCCATGCCTCTAAACCCCACGAAAGAATACCTTGAAATTTACTTTCAACGAGTTATTCATATTCAACGTCTGAAGGCGTCCTATGATAAAACGCCATAAAGGGAACAGATTTATTAACGGGCCCGATCACTAAGCAAGGAGGCGATATGAAATCGGAATGGGACGATGCACCGGAATACCTGCGCAGCAGGAAGAAGCAAGGGCCATGGCGATTCCTCGCGATACTTGGAATTGGTTCAGCTGTCATTACGGCACTGGCATTGACGTTCGGAAAGCCGATCGTGCTGGACCTGAACCAGATCAAACAGGGCATTCATGTCGGCGGCAAGCCTCTATTTAGGCCAGAGCCAGCACAGCCCATGCAGCCGATTAGCCAGCCGTCCGTTGCAAACCACGAAGCCTCAGCATTAGAACCGACACCTGCGCCCCAGCAGCATCAGCTGAGCCAGGAAGAAATCGAGTCGTTCGCGGAGCGTTCGGCGGAGGCAACGCAGTCTCGCCAAACATCATTCAATGACGAAAACTACACCCCCCGCCCCGCCGCCAACACGATGCAGCCACCACCGGCCCGCTATTACGCTTCCAATTCGTCCAACAACACTCGGAAGCGCTCAGTAAGCCGTGAGACTCATCTCAGCAACTGGAGCTGGGAGATTGGCCACAATAAGCAGCGCGTCGGAGGTCAGTTCCAGTGGACGGTCGTAAACGACCAGATCGACTTCAGTAGCGTGTGCCAAAACTACAAACGCGGCTCGCTGATCTATCGCGACTGCCGTAAAGGTGCAAAGGTTGCGTTCAAGAAAATGTGCAGCCGATACGAACCTGCTTGCGCCGCAACAAACAATTTTCTGCCTTGACCAGCATTAACATTCTTTTATTTATACGGCCGCCTTATGTTGACAGATAAAGAAGCAATCACATCATTTGCAAGATCTGTGGAAGATCTCTTAAAGAAGGTCGAAAACTCACCAAACTTACGCCACTCCCAACTAGCTGACACGCTGAGGGAAACAATAGCTTTCTTCAGAAACAACTCATACAACGACCTAAAACACACGGAATGGCTACAAGAACTAGACATCTATTCTAGTTTATTAATTGGGCACCTCGAACAGCTTAGCGAAGCGAAACTAAGAGGTGAAATTATCGCTTCGAGATCTCGCCTTCTCAAAGAAATCAGACTTAGTCTTAAACCGTTTATTCACAGCCATTTTGACCTCGAAAACCAAGACGAAGGCTATGCAAGCAAAAAAGAGCTTGAAATACTGGCGGGACGCGCAAGAGAATTAATCAGGCAAATGTCCTCACGCCTATCTGAAGTCGACAGAATCAAGCAAACAACGAGTGAAATAATTGGGCGCTCGGATGCGGATATCAAAGCCTTAGCGCACCGCATAGATGAAATAGAAATAGCAGCAGAAGAAAAGCTGGCCAAAGTTGAGAGACTTCTAGATATTACAATTGACAGCACCATAGACAAAGAAAAACAAATAAATAAAGTTTTGGGCCATGTTTCAGGTAGAGTCATATCGGGAGACTTTGAGAAAAACGCAAGCGAAGAGCGTGACATTGCAAACATCCTTCGCTACGGCTCCATATTTTGCATGGTTTTAATTATTGGAATCGCTGGATATTCCTTTTTAGAAACAACTACATCTGATTTCGACTGGACGGAGCAACTAAGCAGATTTGTTCTTATGATATTACTTTCGATACCAGCAGCCTATCTAGCTCGCGAGTCAGAAAAACATCGCCAACAGCAATATAGTCATTTACAGAAGTCGCTTGACCTCAATACTGCAACTCCATTCCTGTCATCCCTACCTGAAGATGAACAGCATAAGCTCAAAATGCAGATTGCCGCAAAATTATTCCTGACCAATAATATTTCTGACACCAAGGACAGCTTTCCAATAAATACTCATGAACTGCTAATGGAATTATTAAGCAAGATTGATATTCAAAGGTCTGATCAGCCTGAAAGCCACGCTAAAAAGTCCTAAGGAGATAATATTCCGGTGGAGGTATAGGTGTCGAAAAACTGTCGAAATCACTGTGACGCATTGCGACGAAACGAGCAGTTGGATCAGCCGGAAACCCCCGTAACGACACGCTTTGAGACGGAACGACACACCAAGCAAAAGGGTTCGATTCCCTTCGCCCGCTCCAGACAACACGAGGCCTCTAGCGAGGCCTCTTTTTTTTTGGTGATAGTTACGGCAACAGTTTTGGCCTTTCAAATCCGCCGCAGTGATACCAACTCCGTAGTAACAAGCCATACCAAACCAGCGGCGGCTGGAAAGCCCGGCAAAAATATCGGCAGCGATACAACGCCACATGATTTCGCTGCCGCGCCGGTGTTTCATGACCAATCTCGTACCAACGGGACGCCTACACGAGGGCGAAACCTCTTCCGTTAGCTGTACGACGTCGAGCGTAGTCTTGGCTGCTACGTAGGCTGCCGTTGCTTGGAGCAGAGGCAGCCGACCAGGGATGGCGGTTGCGTGAATGATGACGGCCTCGCGTCGCGCCAGCATGTTTTTGGAGCAGGGCGCAATCCAGGCGCAGCCGGAAACAGATTGAGTCATGACCGAGCGAGTCCGGAGTCAGCTCTGCCGATGCTCGCCCCCTAAATCACGAAATGGCGATGGCCAACTTCATCTAGCCCTGCAGCCACTTCAATATCTCCAGGCAGGCTGACCAGTGAGCAGGAGGGTGTTACGCATCTGGCTGATCTTTTGATCGTGTGATCGCCGAGATTACGGGAGTGCCGTGCAAGGGATCGCGTAGCAAAATGCATTGGATACCATAGAGGGACTCGACCAGGCTCGGCGTCACGACCACGTCCGGGGCACCTTCCGCAATGACGCGCCCCCCCTCCATGGCCACCAGATGATCGGCGTAGCGGCAGGCACTCGTCAGGTCGTGCACGACCATGACGATGGTTTTTCCCGCTGCCGCTAGCTGGCGAATGAGCTCGAACACCTCAATCTGATGCCCGAGGTCTAGCGCTGAAGTAGGCTCATCGAGCAGTAGCAACGGCGTGTCCTGCGCGATGGCCATGGCGATCCAGGCGCGCTGGCGTTGGCCCCCAGACATTGATTGCAACGGGCGATCTGCCAACTCCGTCAAATCGGCGACGTGCAGGGCGGCGTCGACAACAGCCTGATCGTGTTCACTCCATTGCTGCAGCAGCCTTTGGTGCGGTTGACGACCAAAGCGGATCAGTTCGGCAACGGTAAGACCATCTGGTGCACTGGCTTCCTGGGGGAGCAGTGCCAACTGTTGCGCCACTTCGCGAGTCGGCAGTTGGGTAATGGCCTTGCCATTAAGCAGCACGGCGCCGCTGTTGGGTTTATGCAGGCGTGCGAGGCCGGCTAGCAGCGTGGACTTGCCGCAACCGTTGGGCCCGACGATGGCCGTCACCTTGCCCTTGGGCAATAGCAGGTCCAGCCCTTCGATGATCGGTGAGCCACCGTAGCCCATGCAGAGGGCGCTGGCCTCCAGCCGAACGTCAATGGCGCTTCGCTCTGTGAGAATGCTGGGAAGTTTGCTCATGAGAGGGTCCGAGAAGGTTGGCGTAGCAAGATCCAGATCAGATACGGCCCGCCTACGATG is a genomic window of Stutzerimonas stutzeri containing:
- a CDS encoding virulence factor TspB C-terminal domain-related protein is translated as MAKVLLLILFIAGSMRAYAADYFWSVAATAGSAATSTKYINHDAACRAYIAVQETLPYAYSKMMPGSESVAYCYVIKSGSPTYTPYNNTYTVRRFGASCPAGSVYNTTTGACDSQCETTNGQTILHQHLIKAAVGEPSTEPPGSVCANSCQYTWGFTAPTNVYAYTSGNPPGVFGSFEYKSAGLECTGGEPTRTAPAGPSDTTNPDDTPAPDPDNGCPDGHVWNGTFCSEEPPKVCDPDVEVGGCDDAENPDPENPTDPDDPGDGEGDGEGDDSGEGDGDGGGEGDGTGDGEGDGEGDGDGDGDGDGDGDGESEGEGDGKGDDKCDPATDPNKCVEPGVTGEECDAEISCKGDAVQCAILKQQKQMRCNAEEQANFENKKSDIEGLFQGEEFELKEAEVNAPSFISGAGRFLPSGCPSPESMNLRSSGGRTLQLDYKPLCQAATDMSWLIVAFTAMFCAVYVGRAFGGA
- the pflM gene encoding lysogeny maintenance protein PflM produces the protein MSLSTYMRLPHPEHCDCSVCWSRREVAKPARSRSTPCAQCRPASVQPIRATRMGKIAGVWTVLASEWAVIPASTCEKHAPPDRPPKYWSVVLDTGKPTPYVPIHEPFDLVE
- a CDS encoding DUF2523 domain-containing protein codes for the protein MHFYYLAMLAVMIVKPLVMMVLRVLGIGMVSYLGINFVIGEAKDYMLANMGNVAQSIQMILGLAKIDVALNMYFAAITTRLVLTGIDKLADRRTKLGNVTTFTA
- a CDS encoding transglycosylase domain-containing protein, with translation MATTIIRRSSFYISTLPIFIVAAITRLLRYNSLIIDYEKCAKLINSIDLDIEIINQNLIQTLVAAEDHRNDMHYGIDQLSVIRVIILRFLTGKVQGASTIEQQFVRTVSGRYERTIRRKLREQVLSVMIGRDFSKKEICTSYMSCAFFGSGLIGAEGIRSIKQKPEYLGDESVIACLKYPMPLNPTKEYLEIYFQRVIHIQRLKASYDKTP
- a CDS encoding DNA-binding protein, producing the protein MELEELEPSKLIGPQQDVETVESWAERNGLTCSMARAWVYRGVLPTVKLGKRRMINSALLRSWLLEQEWTA
- a CDS encoding ABC transporter ATP-binding protein; the protein is MSKLPSILTERSAIDVRLEASALCMGYGGSPIIEGLDLLLPKGKVTAIVGPNGCGKSTLLAGLARLHKPNSGAVLLNGKAITQLPTREVAQQLALLPQEASAPDGLTVAELIRFGRQPHQRLLQQWSEHDQAVVDAALHVADLTELADRPLQSMSGGQRQRAWIAMAIAQDTPLLLLDEPTSALDLGHQIEVFELIRQLAAAGKTIVMVVHDLTSACRYADHLVAMEGGRVIAEGAPDVVVTPSLVESLYGIQCILLRDPLHGTPVISAITRSKDQPDA
- a CDS encoding zonular occludens toxin domain-containing protein yields the protein MLIIRTGKPGHGKTLNTIREVDQSAHAQGRVVYYHNINGLKPEQLKASWFVFEDPEKWYELPADAIIVVDEAQGWFGSRDPRARPPEHITRFETMRHQGHEVHLVTQDPRYLDVHLRRLCNSHIHYWRVFKSSQLLRFESEVVVEKVEVKSSFKDADKKSLRLDKKYFGAYTSTNAKHHFQTKVPTKFLLAAAVIIGAGFLVYRAYARYEQEKTAHESTAQIGAQVESESMVDQAKSVVGSFINPIGTQGAEQPQTLEQYLGSRVPRIQDVPGSAPIYDQLNTPQSFPKPVCIATTDRELISRNRRRMSIGDTDDGLTGCRCNTQQGTLLEASFEFCLSVVQNGYFDDTKPDRGSMQDQNRNSQLPAPQPVAQPRLDQNESHGTRITRVPYEKGQFLW
- a CDS encoding major capsid protein, giving the protein MQLNKHFIKKIGVGAAAALSTLAGTVYAAVPAEATGALDEAGTDVGTIGWAVFAVIIAAMAFKYMRRAL